A single genomic interval of Alteromonas sp. CI.11.F.A3 harbors:
- the cofD gene encoding 2-phospho-L-lactate transferase, with translation MKNIVLLAGGVGGAKAAKGLYQSAYKENLTIIGNVGDDDEFHNLWVSPDLDTLTYTLANEVNPVTGWGLQNDSCRILSRLAQFGSSTWMHLGDMDIATHIFRSAKRAEGTSMTAITRQITTRLGITVPLLPATDDTLQTRLETENGWVDFQTYFVHQRCEANVTNIAYEGANLASATPEVLAAISAADIIVFAPSNPLLSIAPMLAIPQFRDAITASDATKIAVSPLIGGKAIKGPAEKLLQQMRYTPGNKGIAEFYQDLCDVLVIDNQDEGDTDVVESFGLYAHCTKTLMKSDQDKVALMEEVISAATAYQPEVPCA, from the coding sequence ATGAAAAACATTGTGTTGTTAGCCGGCGGCGTAGGCGGTGCAAAAGCCGCTAAAGGACTTTATCAATCTGCCTACAAAGAAAACCTAACCATTATTGGTAATGTGGGTGATGACGACGAGTTTCATAATTTATGGGTATCGCCCGACCTAGATACGCTTACCTACACGTTAGCGAACGAAGTGAATCCAGTCACTGGCTGGGGGCTACAAAACGACAGCTGCCGTATATTGTCTCGGCTTGCACAGTTTGGCTCAAGCACCTGGATGCACTTAGGGGATATGGATATTGCTACCCATATTTTTAGAAGTGCTAAGCGGGCTGAAGGGACTAGCATGACGGCAATCACGCGCCAAATTACTACCCGATTAGGTATTACCGTCCCTTTGCTGCCAGCTACCGACGATACCCTGCAAACTCGTCTTGAAACTGAAAATGGCTGGGTAGATTTTCAGACGTATTTTGTACACCAACGCTGCGAAGCTAACGTAACCAATATTGCGTACGAAGGGGCAAATCTTGCTTCTGCTACACCTGAAGTGTTGGCGGCCATTAGCGCTGCTGACATTATCGTTTTTGCCCCTAGCAACCCATTACTCAGTATCGCTCCCATGCTAGCTATACCCCAATTTCGCGATGCAATTACAGCAAGCGATGCCACGAAAATTGCGGTGTCACCACTTATTGGTGGCAAAGCCATAAAAGGCCCTGCTGAAAAACTACTACAGCAAATGCGTTATACACCTGGTAACAAGGGCATCGCTGAGTTTTACCAAGACCTTTGCGATGTATTGGTCATTGATAATCAAGATGAAGGCGATACAGACGTCGTCGAAAGCTTCGGCTTATACGCCCACTGTACTAAAACCTTGATGAAATCAG
- the cofH gene encoding 5-amino-6-(D-ribitylamino)uracil--L-tyrosine 4-hydroxyphenyl transferase CofH: MGNILQNITSVSPCDLTPAGDFTLPYSDTPIQTKLSQLRPGIAHILQRALEGKMLNHEEAEALFYCQGPETDALLHTADIVRELRTGNDASFVITRNINFTNVCHMGCQFCNFGVNKNAGDAEFLAPHQVAARAKEAHARGATEICVQGGLHPDLPASFYGDLLDTVSSTVPDIHIHAYSPFEIWYGAMKGRKSYTDLLTDLKQRGLASMPGTAAEILDTEVRRKLTKNKLSTENWLKIIETAHNVGLPTTSTIMYGHIDGPSHWAAHLILLRDLQARTGGFTEFVPLGFIHNDSPLYKNNPSEVRTGPTADEHFKMHAIARLVLQGYIDNIQASWVKMGPDMASKVLRAGANDLGGTLMNESISRAAGASHGQEIVPRDMVNFIQRAGLNAHQRNTLYDVITPYGRDKKPAHQAALVGSETASPAAPLKDTTAFSPFNAASHIPVKVSA, translated from the coding sequence ATGGGTAACATTCTGCAAAATATCACCTCGGTTTCACCTTGCGACTTAACGCCTGCAGGCGATTTCACCTTGCCCTACAGCGATACACCTATTCAAACTAAGCTAAGCCAACTTCGCCCTGGTATTGCCCATATTTTACAGCGGGCTTTAGAAGGCAAAATGCTTAATCACGAAGAAGCGGAAGCCTTGTTTTATTGCCAAGGGCCGGAAACTGATGCCTTGTTGCATACCGCTGATATTGTCCGAGAATTGCGCACCGGCAATGATGCGTCGTTTGTAATAACCCGTAATATTAATTTTACTAACGTCTGTCACATGGGCTGCCAGTTTTGTAACTTTGGGGTGAACAAAAACGCTGGCGATGCAGAGTTTTTAGCGCCTCATCAAGTAGCCGCAAGAGCCAAAGAAGCCCACGCTCGCGGCGCCACAGAAATTTGTGTACAAGGCGGTTTGCATCCTGACTTACCCGCCAGTTTTTACGGCGATTTACTTGATACAGTGTCATCTACCGTGCCCGATATTCATATTCATGCCTATTCGCCTTTTGAAATTTGGTATGGCGCAATGAAAGGCCGCAAAAGCTACACAGATTTATTAACCGACTTAAAACAGCGCGGCTTGGCATCGATGCCTGGTACCGCTGCTGAAATTCTAGATACCGAAGTAAGACGCAAGCTAACCAAAAACAAACTTAGCACCGAAAACTGGCTTAAAATTATCGAAACTGCGCACAATGTTGGCTTACCGACCACGTCTACCATAATGTATGGGCACATAGATGGGCCATCTCACTGGGCCGCTCACCTTATTTTATTGCGTGACCTGCAAGCACGTACTGGCGGCTTTACTGAATTTGTTCCGTTAGGCTTTATACATAACGACAGCCCCCTTTATAAGAATAATCCTAGCGAAGTAAGAACCGGCCCCACTGCCGATGAGCACTTCAAAATGCACGCCATTGCGCGATTAGTATTACAAGGCTATATCGATAACATTCAAGCCTCATGGGTAAAAATGGGCCCCGATATGGCGTCGAAAGTGCTTCGTGCAGGCGCCAATGATTTGGGCGGCACCCTAATGAACGAGAGTATTTCTCGTGCAGCTGGGGCTAGCCACGGCCAAGAAATTGTCCCTCGGGATATGGTGAACTTTATCCAGCGCGCTGGGCTAAATGCACATCAGCGTAATACTTTGTACGACGTAATTACTCCGTACGGCCGTGACAAAAAGCCTGCTCACCAAGCGGCACTTGTGGGCTCAGAAACTGCTAGCCCCGCAGCCCCACTAAAAGACACAACAGCCTTTAGCCCTTTTAACGCAGCATCTCACATTCCCGTGAAGGTAAGCGCATGA
- the cofG gene encoding 7,8-didemethyl-8-hydroxy-5-deazariboflavin synthase CofG, with product MLSRQHAIALEHATGSQLDALCEQAAGVRDTHWPNTLTYSRKIFIPLTNMCRDTCGYCTFVKHPDSGQANILNPSQVLASVLKGQAQGCKEALFSLGEKPEKRYRYAKDWLATLGHTSMVDYLTEVCEMVLDKSLMIPHVNAGTLTFNELKQLKNVSGSMGMMLECTSDRLMKKGQPHYACPDKVPGIRIKTLEDAGKLDIPFTTGILIGIGETWEERVDSLIAINSLYQEYGHIQEVIIQNFRAKEGTAMANAPEPTLDDMRRTLAMARLILDPAISLQAPPNLAQEYPHYIAAGINDWGGISPLTKDFINPERSWPQITELASACEQQGYALQERLTVYPKYLQAGERYVTKALHQAMPAWRNDGLAVEQCIDNTTFQGVAHG from the coding sequence ATGCTATCGCGCCAACACGCCATTGCCCTTGAACATGCAACAGGTTCACAGCTAGATGCACTTTGCGAACAAGCTGCAGGCGTTCGCGATACGCACTGGCCTAACACTCTTACTTACTCGCGAAAAATCTTTATTCCGCTGACTAACATGTGTCGGGATACCTGTGGTTATTGCACATTTGTAAAACACCCAGACTCAGGCCAAGCCAATATCTTAAATCCAAGCCAAGTATTGGCTTCCGTTTTAAAAGGCCAAGCCCAAGGGTGTAAAGAAGCCTTGTTCAGCTTGGGCGAAAAACCCGAGAAGCGTTATCGCTACGCGAAAGATTGGTTGGCAACATTGGGCCATACCAGCATGGTTGATTACCTTACCGAAGTGTGCGAGATGGTGCTGGATAAAAGCTTGATGATCCCTCACGTGAATGCAGGAACGTTAACTTTTAACGAACTAAAACAGTTGAAAAACGTCAGCGGCAGCATGGGTATGATGCTCGAATGTACAAGCGACCGTTTGATGAAAAAAGGCCAACCCCATTATGCATGTCCTGACAAGGTACCGGGTATTCGCATAAAGACGCTGGAAGACGCTGGAAAGCTAGATATTCCCTTCACCACCGGCATTCTTATCGGCATTGGTGAAACCTGGGAAGAACGTGTTGATAGCCTCATTGCCATTAATAGCTTGTACCAAGAGTATGGCCATATTCAAGAAGTGATTATTCAGAACTTTCGCGCAAAAGAAGGTACAGCGATGGCCAATGCGCCAGAGCCTACTCTTGATGACATGCGCCGTACGTTGGCTATGGCTCGGTTAATTTTAGACCCAGCAATTTCACTGCAAGCACCGCCTAATTTAGCCCAAGAATATCCTCATTACATAGCCGCTGGCATTAACGATTGGGGTGGTATTTCACCGTTAACGAAAGACTTTATTAATCCTGAGCGTAGCTGGCCACAGATTACAGAATTAGCTAGCGCTTGCGAGCAACAAGGCTATGCATTGCAAGAGCGTTTAACCGTTTATCCGAAGTACCTACAAGCTGGCGAACGTTACGTCACCAAAGCGCTGCATCAAGCCATGCCTGCTTGGCGCAACGATGGTCTAGCCGTAGAGCAATGTATTGATAACACCACTTTTCAAGGAGTTGCTCATGGGTAA